Genomic segment of Plasmodium vinckei vinckei genome assembly, chromosome: PVVCY_10:
ttttttatgcattCTACTAGATTTCGAATTCCATGGAGTAAGAATATAACTTGTATTAACATgttgtttatataaattatttaaataatttacaataaaatatggattaattttattggCAATATCAACATGtgtatttccttttttatatgcatcTTGTTTTAATGTaatgtaattatttttgaaaagaGAAGTAAAAGGTGTCACATTAAGTTGATTTTTGTAACAATAGGATTTAACAAGCATAGCCTGTTTAATAAAAGTATTATTTCTTTGattgtataatattttcaatcgTTTTACTAAAAAGTTTCTAATATCAATTATTCTACTAGTtctatttaaattatcaaGATCATCTAATTCTTCaatatctttatatttaataaatttattttcattatcattttgtaAGATTATTTCTGGAGTTTCAGGCTCggatttaataaaaacatcTGCAGTAATTATTCCACTATCTTTTGCAAAGTCATCATAATTTAACATTAAATCATTATCTTCATCAAATAGGTTAGggatattatatttttgtgcCTTTTTATGTAAcgatatatacatatttcgAAGTTttccaatatttttttctacattatataaatttatcatatgTGTTTGGATAATTTCTTGTAATTTTTCTTGatatgaagaaaaatatgcacCAAATTTATTCTCTATATCAAatgtatttaataaataaatataatataaatcacTTTCAgctgttttatttaattcattatatcTATCTTCAAGCATATCTTTTATATCAGATACAGAATATtcattatacatatattttgaaaaatcatgtgctaaattattaaatatatcgtcttttttttttatttcattaattatttttttagataCAGTAATTTTtgcaatttttaatttttctaatactgtttcaattttttcatcatttaatatttcattaatttcattttttatggaCATAATTTCGTCATTGTTTTCATTTGAATCATCATTATCTAAataatcattttcttcattttgttgATCATTAATTTGTTCAAATTCATCAATATCTTCTCCATCCCAAAAGAATTCAGGACTAACTTTTAAACATGCAAAACTTATAGATGCATatgaatttaataaaacattttcatctttttcatttagtATATCAGTTTGAATAGTATATGGATTAATTACACAATTTGATCTTTCATTACATTGTTTTTTAACATGTGTTGTgatatcttttatttctttattttcaattgcATAATGTATTGTTGCATtgttgatatatatattactattattacaaACTAGTTTATcagtatttttattattcaacATAAAGTAATAcattacattattattattatcaaacTCTAATGATTGATTTAAAGCACATGTAAAAgtactttttatttcattttcatctgAATCGATACAATCATTAACATATATAGTATTACTACTTCGgagtttataaaatttcttattaaaaatataatcaaaataatatgagcATTTGCTTTTATCTTTGCATTTTGTTTCTACCTCATTTAAACAttctttataaattatttcattattgttattCATGCATTTAATTTGGCACTGCAAGATGTACACCCCTCCCTTCGGGCAtctataaaacaaaaaaaagtgacatgcatttatttgaaatatattagaaCAATATTTACAAACGGTCTTCGTACTATGGCTGTGCATAATATGGTttggtatttttttttgtgttcTTACTTTAGTGTATTTTCATTTCCAAATTTGGATAGACTACTTTGTGCATAATTGTTAGGAGATTTCGCATAACAGCATTGAAGCCacaccaaaaaaaaagtaaagaaaaatatcttcattttaaactaaaaaaaattatatatacatgttaCAGAAAATGTGGTAGCAAAATTGTGTTGAAAAATGTGCATCAACAATGATTAAATTAAAGAGagtttaaaaatgtataattaaaaataaaaaaaaacttataatataacaatGGCAATAGTAATAAATCATGTGATGCCAAGAGTGCTATGATTATAAGActgataaaacaaaaacaaaattatattaattaaccAGACCAATAAtgtgtatattataaaaaaattacaaaaaacaataaatacGATCTAATAGTGTTctatacaaaattaaaaaaaacagtgAAATATATCAGCTAgcttttttctatataaataaatattaattttttaggGTACTCTATATAAATACCAAAACATCAAATcttatgaaataaaatactcataaaatattttcgcTCTCTAAGACTTGATGATCtctatttattaaatcctttacaaataaatttcaCAAAATTGTACAACAAAATGTACGagcaaaattatatatataaaactatcaaacattaatatataacatataatattataaatatagctataaaatgataattataattttgatgttataaaataaaatggaatTATTAAAGCTATAGCACTTGggacaatttttaaaatatatatattattttatttttattatatataaaaataaagaaataaaatttaattccctttttataaaagatatTTAAATCTATATTAAtgttgtttaaaaaaaaaattataaggCAAAAATActgaaaaacaaaaaattaataaaatagctTAACCAAGCACATGTGCAATGTATagctaaaaaataatatatatatatttaataatattatattatgtgtTTTTATAATCTAAGTACATAATTtgcatgcatatatatttatacgtTTTAGTCactcaaaaaaatattaatacataataagtgttgtataattaaaggaaataaacaattttggatttattacaaaaacTTTATAATCTAGTTATTGTTTGGGATGGTTGAATAAAATGtgttatatttgttttagcctattaaatattgcatactatatatttagtcatattaataaaatttaattaaaatatttaaagtatatacatagggtgtaaacaaataaacatagtcctatataattacattagtttgttattttttttgccaCAATTAGCCCATTTATCCTGTTTTCATATTAAcacattttctttataaaaaaggaattaaaaaaaaaaacaaaacataTACAACTATAATTAAACACATAAACAAGCTACCTAAAAATAGTTAAtcacatataaattatggCAAATAATCAGCATTTATTAAGACTAATtacatgtaaaaaaattaatgaaaaataaatggcatatataatagttgCCAGAAttgaacaaaatattatgggTTAATGTACATTGATTTGTTCTATGTTATATTTGAATATgacacatttttatattaacacattatttaataggctatcaaatttgtttttttttaaatattaatataaggATAATgccatatttttcaatattgtatatgcttacgatttaaaaaaaaaatgtaattttGTCTCATGTATATTTTGACAAAAATATGcgcatatattaattaaaccTCCAAATAGGTTTGTAAATACAACATAAGACTAtaggttttttttttatttttttttatttttacatacaCATATGTAAACAACCACAATTTATGTAAATgacttataaaaaaatagtgttGTTACGAAtgttgaaatatatataataaatcacCATAAGCCTACAAATTaggaaaacaaaatattatatacaatacataaaatatcttAAGTTTCCTGacttttgtattattttaacCTGAACAGTcagaatatttttacattcattttattattttttttttacaaaaatggtaaaaaataaggtgatatatattatcaaaaattacatacatatataagtGTGTTAATAGGAAAAAttggtatatatttttttatatgttgaATTTGGTTTTGATTAATTTTgtcaaaaataatttcatatatttataattttacaatGTCATAAGTATTGTTTTTAAAGCTGAACatgttcataaaatttatataaattgtttTCCTATGGGCATAAACACACAAACTTAATATCCCTCTAATAATGTagaaataaagaaaaatattttataataaataaatggatAAACGGATAGATTAATAATAGAAAAGTTTTATATTACGacaattcatttttttttatttaaaaaaattaatcaaTATTTTGGGTATATGCAAAAATTAAGTAAAATTATTGTATgccataatttttaatattggTAAAAATGTCgtgttaataatttattcagGACATAATAACTTTATGTTAATCTAAGATTAGGTTTGTTATTCTTAtactaaatatattatcactatttttgaataaaagAATGTCCcattctttttatattttttttaaaaacaaattaaacaataaaatatatcaattaTAAATGACGATCAAAAAGGTTGAAAACAATCCAATAAATTTGTTGGAAAAAAGGGATAATGAATATCCCTACAAATatgaaagtaaaaaaattaaatacaaatatatatgcaattcTAATATTGTagagaataataaaaatgtagaagaaaatggagagtgtgataaaaaaatatcatgtAATTGTTGCTCTTTAGATATAGGTGGAACATTAATAAAGTTGgcttatttaaataatatatatattaacagtAATAATGAGGATATATATAGACTTGAAAATTTAGGGATAAAAGTTGAAGaggataaatatttatttgttgatttttttagcataaataaattaaatgaagtattaaattttatattaaaaaataatttaataaaagacaaaaaaattatattaacagGTGGAGgggcatataaatattactatactataattgaaaaaataatacatgaatatattttaaaaaaatttaatatacaaaataatgaatatattttaacaaTATCAAAATATCAATATTGTGAGAATATATCTACCTTATATCTACAATTACAAATATGTAGAAATCATAATATAAACACATCTAGccaaataaaattggacaatacatttttaaatagttttaataaatatgaccgtcttattatgtatatagaaaattatgaaaaattaaaggaTAGCCATACTAAGATAGTAAATAATGATAGCACtgataaaatgaaaatcgattttaataataatacagaACTACTTCTTGAAGTTTGTAGAAAAGATGAAATGCAATGTGTAATAAatggaatatataaattatttaatgtaaaaaaatctattataaaatatgataatatattaaaagcaCAAGTAccaatacaaataaaatcacCAATGTACCCATTTATTGTAGCTAATATTGGATCAGGAAtatcaattttaaaatCTGATGGTTATGGAACTTTTCAACGAATAGCAGGGACATCAATTGGTGGTGGTACAGCTATGGGACTAgctacattattatttggtaAAATTACTTTTGatgatttaattaaattatcatataaaGGGAATGCAAATCtcgatttaaaaattaaaaacttGAAAAATGAtgcaataaataatgaatatgtaAAAGATAATACAATAGTTTCACTATTTGGCTTAACCAATAATATACTTGAAAATACGAGGacagaaaaaatgaatcaaGATATAGCTAGAAGCCTAATTTTGATGGTCTCATATAATATTGGCTATTTAGTATATCTGCTAGCTAAAATACATTTAGTAAAAAGGTGAGTTTACATGTAaccaaaaaaatgtgattAATTTAATAGGCTATTGAAAAGGGGTCTTAttgattatataattttgtacaTGTAATGGATGACCATTTATtagtgttttttttttttcagaatatttttttcaggaaaatatataaacaataatgAATACATTATGGAATCAATAGCAAATGGTGTATATTACCATTTCCATCATTATAGTAAACATGTTGAAAATGTTGGCAAAcacaatttatttaataattgtgGGGATATAGTAGATTTGTCTGGCTATAAGCATGAAGATATAAAAGACAATTTTCA
This window contains:
- a CDS encoding surface protein P113, putative; translation: MKIFFFTFFLVWLQCCYAKSPNNYAQSSLSKFGNENTLKCPKGGVYILQCQIKCMNNNNEIIYKECLNEVETKCKDKSKCSYYFDYIFNKKFYKLRSSNTIYVNDCIDSDENEIKSTFTCALNQSLEFDNNNNVMYYFMLNNKNTDKLVCNNSNIYINNATIHYAIENKEIKDITTHVKKQCNERSNCVINPYTIQTDILNEKDENVLLNSYASISFACLKVSPEFFWDGEDIDEFEQINDQQNEENDYLDNDDSNENNDEIMSIKNEINEILNDEKIETVLEKLKIAKITVSKKIINEIKKKDDIFNNLAHDFSKYMYNEYSVSDIKDMLEDRYNELNKTAESDLYYIYLLNTFDIENKFGAYFSSYQEKLQEIIQTHMINLYNVEKNIGKLRNMYISLHKKAQKYNIPNLFDEDNDLMLNYDDFAKDSGIITADVFIKSEPETPEIILQNDNENKFIKYKDIEELDDLDNLNRTSRIIDIRNFLVKRLKILYNQRNNTFIKQAMLVKSYCYKNQLNVTPFTSLFKNNYITLKQDAYKKGNTHVDIANKINPYFIVNYLNNLYKQHVNTSYILTPWNSKSSRMHKKIKIILTRGYSQILQLEKQILRHMDKYNALLEKATLYNLDNLFTESSKTLNEIMVSINEVDNNVEVIGESSSSPAIHDTVKEDNIEVGKESDVEVCKEADVEVGKESDVEVTKADEAEVGKEADQSIQPDEDEIAEIADDIDEADNEDDGDKQSVTGMDDINNESGIDNSIKIIKYSKAEENEYDESNENDQNENDQNENEKNENEKNNDDGNVSNANSASLSNIIFTFIVALLFIRQLL
- a CDS encoding pantothenate kinase, putative, producing the protein MTIKKVENNPINLLEKRDNEYPYKYESKKIKYKYICNSNIVENNKNVEENGECDKKISCNCCSLDIGGTLIKLAYLNNIYINSNNEDIYRLENLGIKVEEDKYLFVDFFSINKLNEVLNFILKNNLIKDKKIILTGGGAYKYYYTIIEKIIHEYILKKFNIQNNEYILTISKYQYCENISTLYLQLQICRNHNINTSSQIKLDNTFLNSFNKYDRLIMYIENYEKLKDSHTKIVNNDSTDKMKIDFNNNTELLLEVCRKDEMQCVINGIYKLFNVKKSIIKYDNILKAQVPIQIKSPMYPFIVANIGSGISILKSDGYGTFQRIAGTSIGGGTAMGLATLLFGKITFDDLIKLSYKGNANLDLKIKNLKNDAINNEYVKDNTIVSLFGLTNNILENTRTEKMNQDIARSLILMVSYNIGYLVYLLAKIHLVKRIFFSGKYINNNEYIMESIANGVYYHFHHYSKHVENVGKHNLFNNCGDIVDLSGYKHEDIKDNFHLGSYVPMDNNGTLPEVLFLKHDGFLGVIGGIFS